In Janthinobacterium sp. 67, a genomic segment contains:
- the ytfE gene encoding iron-sulfur cluster repair protein YtfE — MDMIDQSLGQLARRIPGATRLFDAHRLDFCCGGNKTLRAAAEAAGVDTAPIVKELQVLAGRTDASGERDWQEASATELVEHILLRYHAVHREQLPELIRLARKVEQVHGDRADCPHGLAEHLSAMAQELESHMRKEEDVLFPMIVRGQGPRAGAPINVMRMEHDDHGVALRAMEEMTNDITAPGGACTTWRALYTGLRTFREDLMAHIHTENNILFERFAPAVVH, encoded by the coding sequence ATGGACATGATCGATCAATCCCTGGGCCAGCTGGCCCGCCGCATCCCCGGCGCCACGCGCCTGTTCGATGCCCACCGCCTGGATTTCTGCTGCGGCGGCAACAAGACCCTGCGCGCGGCGGCCGAAGCGGCCGGCGTGGACACGGCGCCCATCGTCAAGGAGTTGCAAGTGCTGGCAGGGCGGACTGACGCCAGCGGCGAGCGTGACTGGCAGGAAGCTTCGGCCACCGAGCTGGTGGAACACATCCTGTTGCGCTACCACGCCGTGCACCGCGAGCAGCTGCCCGAACTGATACGCCTGGCGCGCAAGGTCGAGCAGGTGCATGGCGACCGCGCCGACTGTCCGCACGGGCTGGCGGAACACCTGTCGGCCATGGCGCAGGAACTGGAAAGCCATATGCGCAAGGAAGAAGACGTGCTGTTCCCCATGATCGTGCGCGGCCAGGGCCCACGGGCCGGCGCGCCCATCAACGTGATGCGCATGGAGCACGACGACCATGGCGTGGCCTTGCGCGCGATGGAGGAAATGACGAACGATATCACCGCACCTGGCGGCGCCTGCACCACCTGGCGCGCGCTGTACACGGGCTTGCGCACCTTCCGCGAGGATCTGATGGCGCATATCCATACCGAAAACAATATCCTGTTCGAGCGCTTTGCGCCGGCCGTGGTGCACTGA
- the nirK gene encoding copper-containing nitrite reductase, which produces MKTTPSLRAIAAAVCVLAMPLSVQAQVSLPATAAAVSQPSAAAALKRYELQTNIVDGKMVFIDAKGQVNPVLAAKVGDTVELVLKSGEGAEHDLLIPELNVASAKFSANSGSTTVRFKVTRAGTFTYYCSIPGHRQIGMEGKLEVSGTSLAETAAPKAASESSQAAALALYTPAPSPMRGPDPSAVNVAANPASVPSAIGARAPQTLKYRMETVELPGKLDDGTSFTYWTFNRQVPGPMLRAKVGDTVELTLFNAKDSKMIHSIDLHAVTGGHGGGQHTQVAPGQEKTVTFKALNPGLFVYHCATPLVPQHIAAGMYGMILVEPEGGLSKVDREYYVMQGEMYTGRPHGAPVHQEANLEKMANELPDYYVFNGEVGALSKTHKLQAKVGETVRIYFGVGGPNKISSFHIIGEIFDKVYSEGSISSPKHDVQTTLVAPGGATIVELKVQHPGSYLLVDHALSRAGKGAVGVLEVTGEPVPGVYHAGAHQ; this is translated from the coding sequence CAGGTGAGCCTCCCTGCCACCGCCGCCGCTGTCAGCCAACCCTCGGCCGCCGCCGCGCTCAAGCGCTATGAACTGCAAACCAATATCGTCGACGGCAAGATGGTGTTCATCGACGCCAAGGGCCAGGTCAACCCCGTGCTGGCGGCCAAGGTGGGCGACACGGTCGAACTGGTGCTGAAAAGCGGCGAAGGCGCCGAGCACGATCTGCTGATCCCGGAACTGAACGTCGCATCCGCGAAGTTCAGCGCCAACAGCGGCAGCACCACCGTGCGCTTCAAGGTCACGCGCGCGGGCACGTTCACTTATTACTGCTCGATCCCCGGCCACCGCCAGATCGGCATGGAAGGCAAGCTGGAAGTGAGCGGTACCTCGCTGGCCGAGACGGCGGCGCCGAAGGCGGCCAGCGAATCGAGCCAGGCCGCCGCGCTGGCCCTGTACACGCCCGCGCCATCGCCGATGCGCGGCCCCGACCCATCTGCCGTCAACGTGGCGGCCAATCCCGCCTCCGTGCCGTCCGCCATTGGCGCGCGTGCGCCGCAAACCCTGAAATACCGGATGGAGACGGTGGAACTGCCGGGCAAGCTCGATGACGGCACCAGTTTTACCTACTGGACCTTCAACCGCCAGGTGCCCGGCCCCATGCTGCGCGCGAAGGTGGGCGACACGGTGGAACTGACCCTGTTCAACGCCAAGGACAGCAAGATGATCCACTCGATCGACTTGCATGCCGTGACGGGTGGCCATGGCGGCGGGCAGCATACGCAGGTGGCGCCGGGCCAGGAAAAAACCGTCACCTTCAAGGCGCTCAATCCCGGCCTGTTCGTGTACCACTGCGCCACGCCGCTGGTGCCGCAGCATATCGCGGCCGGCATGTACGGCATGATCCTGGTCGAACCGGAAGGCGGCTTGTCAAAAGTCGACCGCGAGTATTACGTGATGCAGGGCGAGATGTACACGGGCCGTCCGCACGGCGCACCCGTGCACCAGGAAGCGAACCTGGAAAAAATGGCCAATGAGCTGCCCGACTACTACGTCTTCAACGGCGAAGTGGGCGCCCTGAGCAAGACGCACAAACTGCAGGCGAAAGTCGGCGAGACGGTGCGCATCTATTTCGGCGTCGGCGGCCCGAACAAGATTTCATCGTTCCACATCATCGGCGAGATCTTCGACAAGGTGTACAGCGAAGGCTCGATCAGCAGCCCGAAACACGACGTGCAAACGACGCTTGTGGCACCGGGCGGCGCGACCATCGTCGAACTCAAGGTACAGCATCCTGGCAGCTATCTGCTGGTCGACCATGCGCTGTCGCGCGCCGGCAAGGGCGCCGTGGGCGTGCTGGAAGTGACTGGCGAACCGGTGCCCGGCGTCTACCACGCTGGTGCCCATCAATAA